TGTTTGTCCGATTTAAATTCTCCAAATTGCAAAACCCATGGGCCGTTGGGATAGTTGTTGGAAAAATTTCCTTTAAAAAGAAAGGAATAGTCCTCCTCCTCCAATAAGGCCTCAAGGCTAGACCTTTGCATTAAGAACGAACCGTCTAGAATAGTATCGTTATTCTTAAGGAAATAATTAAAAGCAGCTTTGCCTTGATAATCCCCCACTTTATATGGACCATTATATTGGCTATTTTCTTGGGCAAAGAGCACCGAGGATAGGACAAAAAATCCTAAAAAGTGCACAAAGACAGTAAGCCGTGTATAATTTAACCGTTTCATGCGGCAAAAAAACTAAATAAAATTTAGATGAAGTAGGTTTATCGAGGAAAATTATACCCCAGTTATAAACGTCATATTTTATCTAGAATAGCTTTTCTATAGGATTTGCCAATTGGAAATTTCAATTCATTTTCTAATATGATTTGATTTCCGTCTATCAATCTTAAGTGATTAAAATTGATGACATAGGATTTATGTATTCGGATAAAGTCATCGGAGAGTTTCTTTAAGAAATCCGTCAGTGTATGGGCGGAAAGTATTCTTGTATCGGTATAAATTTTGACATAGTTACCGTAGGCTTCGATATGGCTAATCTCGGATAGCATCAATTTGATGATTTTTTTATCACTCTTCACAAAAATAAAATCAGGTGATTCCTTTACCGTTACTTGATTGATATTGCTAGGTTGCTCTTCTTTTTGAACTTTTAGGACAGCTTGATAAAAACGTTCAAAGGAAAAAGGTTTTAACAAATAATCTCTAACCTCTAGTTCAAATCCCTCAACCGCATATGCCGCATATGCCGTAGTTATGATTACTTCTGGTTTGTTACGCATGGTCTTTAGAAGACTAAGACCGGAGAGTTTTGGCATATTAATATCCAAAAATAGTAGGTCCACCGCACGCTTTTGTGACATCTCCATCACTTCAAAAGCATCTTTACAAGAGCCAATAAGTTCAAGATGGGGAACCTCTTCAATATACCTTTCCAGTATCTGGCGAGCAATAGGTTCGTCATCTGCAATAATACATTGTAATTTCTTCATTAAAACCTGATTTTAAGACCTATGTGATGCATCATTTTATCCTGTTCCACGTTCAACTCGTGCGTATTTGGGTATAGAAATGAAAGCCTCTTTTTAGCATTAGCTAGTCCAATACCACTCTTGCCTTTTTCCAAGGATGTTTCTTTACGGGAGTTGTCCGTTGTATTGATACAGGAAAAATCAAGCATATTGTCACGTAGGCTCAGCCTAACTTCCACCCTACTCTTTATTCCTGGGGCGCTCCCCAAATGTTTAAACGCATTCTCAACAAAAACAATTAGAAGCATTGGTGCTATAACTTTATCACCTGGTTCTCCGTTTACTTTAAAGGTGATTTCTGTCTGGTCCTCCAGTCTTATCCGCTCTAAGGAGATATAATTTTCAAGGTACTGAATTTCCTTATCCAAGGAAACGAACTGCTCCTTAGTGTCGTATAAACTGTAGCGTAATAAATCCGAAAGTTTTAGCATAAGCTCGGGTAACTTATCAGATTTAAGGACAGATAGACCGTAAAGGTTATTCAGGGTATTAAACAGGAAATGGGGATTTAGTTGCGCTTTCAATAGCTTCAGTTCTGCAGTTTTCTCCTCTTGTCTTCGGACAAAGCTATCCCGGGCCATTTTTAATGCAGTTCCAAAGGTTAAGGCCAAGAGTATGACTCCAAATAAATTGAAGAACATTTTCCACTGTGGAGTTTGTTCCAAGGCGTAGGATAGGATAACAACGGCAACCGCTGTAAAGCAGAGTGCATTGAGCAGGGATAAAATAAAAAAGGTAGGAATATGTTTTCTAAAATAGGGAAGAATTAACAAGTTGCTTATGTATACGGAAGGTGCGATCATAACTATGATCACTAATACGGTAAGCACCTTGTTCTCTGCTTGTACCGTGCCTAGCAAAATAAGAAAGAGACAAGACCAGATAAAGACATTCTGAACTATTTTGTTATCTATCCACTGATCTAAATCAATCATACTCTTCACTTTCTTTACTTGCTAATCGATATTAATAATACTCTGATTCTTGAATCGAAATAATTGTTGGCTGTTCTTCAGATATCCCATGGGGCTTGCCCCAAGGTCGATTATTTCAAAAGTAGTTAGAACGCGTTTTAAATCCACTTTTTCGTGATGAAACATTCATTGTACAATTTAAAAGAGCTTTTTTTAATGATTAACGACCTTTTATATTACATCATGAAACCAAGTATGTTGGTCATTCTTTTTTGTCATAGGCTGTTTTTAAGGAGACTTTAGCACTGTTCTTAAAAACAAAAACAATGGAATTGGAAATACAAAAAGTATCGAAGAAATATGGAAAAGACAAATTTGGATTAAAGGATTTTTCCCTTAGTATAGATAAAGGAATTCTAGGGTTGTTAGGTCCCAATGGCGCAGGAAAATCTACTTTATTACGATTGGTGGCCACTATTGGCAAACCTACCTCAGGAGCCATTATTCTAAATAAGAACAATATCGTAAAAGACCCCAACTATATGCGAAAACAACTTGGTTATCTTCCTCAGGATTTTGGGGTGTATCCAAACCTAAATGCAATCGAATTTTTAGCATACATCGCAGCGATGAAAGGCATAGGAGGGCATCAGTTAAAATCGAAAATTAATGGATTACTAGAGGGACTAAATTTAGCGCATGCTGCTCAAAGGCCTATTGGAACCTACTCCGGTGGGATGAAACAACGTGTAGGTATCGCCCAAGCGCTATTGAATGATCCGAAGATTGTGATTTTTGATGAACCGACTGTAGGCTTAGACCCTGAGGAACGTGTAAGATTTCGAAATTTGATTACAGACTTGGCCAATGATTGTATTGTTATCCTCTCCTCGCATATCGTATCGGATATTGATACCATAGCGGACAAGGTAGCTATTATGAAAGACGGCACCCTGCGGGCTCATGGAAGTCAGGAGCAACTGATATCCAAGGTTAAAGGAAGTGTTTTTGAAACAACTATGAATAAAGCGACACTTCGAAGTTTTAGAGAAAACAATTTGGTTGTAAGCACAGCTAGACAGGCCGATGATTTAAAAGTTAGATTCATATCAAAAACACCCGTCCCAGGTGCTATTAAAAAAGAAGCCAATCTAGAGGATGCATACCTCTATACAACCAAAATGAATTCAACCCAATTTGTTTAATCCCTCACCTTAAAACAGCACTCATGAAATCTTTTTTCATCACCGTTAAACATGATTATTTACAGCGAACAAGAAGTTATACCTTCTTAATTACCCTCTGCGCGAGTTTGGTAATTGCCTATACCTTTGTGCCAGAACCCAATGCCAGTTATTCTACCATAAGAATTGCAGACTATGTTGGCGCTTATAATTCAGCTTGGTTTGGCTATGTCACCGCTATTATGACGAGTATATTTCTGTCCTTAATCGGTTTTTACCTGGTTAACAATAGCATTAAAACCGATATCGCTACCAAGGTGGGGCAAATTGTAGCTTCCACCCCCGTTAGTAATTTTAGGTATTTGTTCAGTAAGGTCATCAGTAATTTCTTTGTTCTGATGACCATAGTGCTACTCGTATTTATTATGAGCATTGTATTATTCACAATGTATAATGCGGGTTTTCCATTTGAACCCTTACAGTTTATTACACCCTACTTGGTCATTACGGTATGTTCTATGTTCTTTATATCGGTATTGGCGGTACTATTTGAGGTGATTTTTGGAAAATACGCTATACTTCAAAATGTAATTTTCTTTTTTCTCTTTTGTTCGTTTATGTTTATCTCACCAAAAACCGAGTTACAATATGGATTGGATGTATTTGGAAATACTATTGTAATGGACCATTTTGAGCAGACAGTCAGGGAAATTACCAAATCCGATGAAAAAACAGATTTGTCTATAGGCTATGTATTGGGCAATGTTACCAAAGCAAAATCATTTACGTTTAAAGGTCTAACTTTTCCTATATCGTTTATTATCAGTAGGTTCTTATGGATTGCATTGGGTATCGCCCTAACTGCTATAGTTTCTTTGGTTTTCCATAGATTTAACTTAAAGGCGCCCTCCATTAAAAAGGAGATGACCAAAAAAGTTAAGACTACCCCATTTTCGGGCGAGCTAGATGTACACCGTCTTCCCCATGTTGAACCTAATTATAGTGTTCTTCCACTTCTGAAAACGGAATTTGTATTGCTCGTACGAAGAGGTAAGAAATGGTTGTGGCTCATCAATTTAATAGGAATGGTACTTTTGGCATTCCTTCCCTTGAGCATAGCACATCAAATGGTTCTTCCGATTCTCTGGTTCTTACAGGCACATCGGATTTCTGGAATTGTAACAAAAGAACGAGCCCATAACGTTCATTACCTTACACTATCTTCTTTTCTACCAGTAAGAAGACTGTTTCTATCCCAAATACTTTCAAGCCTGTTATTTTTGATATTATTAGCAGTACCCTTGTTGGTTAGATTGCTCATATTACAGGATTTTATCTCCGCCGCAGCCATAATTCTAGGTGCTGGTTTTCTCTTATTTTTGGCAACCTTCGCCGGAATAATTTCAAAGGGTAAAAAACTATTTGAGATGGTTTTCTTCTTTATAACGTATGCCAACCTGAACGGAATACCTTTTTTGGATTATTATGGCGGACTACCCCATAATGGAGTTTATCTCATTAAACTGTCTGCATTTGTGCTGCTATTAGCCAGTGTCACATTTTCATTTAAAATAAGAGATACAGAACAATAGCAATATACAAGATGGGTCAGTTTACTTGAGCGACTAAAGGTTCTTCGTAGCTGACCCTATAAATGGCATCTCCATAATCGTCTGAAATCAACATGGAGCCATCTTCTAAAAACAATATGTCCACAGGCCTACCAAAACGCTCTTGAGAAGCCTCATCCAGCCATCCGTTCAAAAAGGTTTCGTACCCTGCTGCCTTATTATCTTCTAGCTTAACCATAGAAATTCTATACCCTACTTTTTTACTCCTGTTCCAAGAGCCATGTTCGGCAATAAATGCATAGTCCTTATATTTTTCCGGAAACATTTTACCCGTATTGAATTTAACGCCAAGCGGAGCTACATGTGCTCCCAATGCTTGTACCGGTGCAATGAAATCCGAACAGGGCTTTTGGTCACCGAATTCAGGGTCTTTTACCACCCCACCATGGCAGTAGGGGTAGCCAAAATGCTGACCAACTTCCGTAACCCTATTCAATTCACATGGGGGAATATCGTCTCCTAGCATATCCCTACCATTATCGGTAAACCACATTTCCTTAGTATCTGGATGCCACGTAAACCCGACACTATTACGAACACCTCTAGCGTAGATCTCTCTATCGGAGCCGTCCGGGTTCATTCTTGTGATGGTAGCATAACGTTCGTCAACCACGGTGGAATCGCAAATATTGCAGGGTGCACCGACAGGGATGTATAATTTATCATCTGGTCCAAAGGCAATGTACTTCCATCCATGATGAAATTCATCTGGGTAGTCGTCATAAATGACTTCTGGTTCGGGCAGGCTATCAAGATGGGATTCAATATCCGAAAATTTCAATAGGCGGTTTACCTCTGCTACATAAAGGCTGCCGTTTTTAAAGGCTATACCATTTGGAACTTCCATGGTTGTGTCTAGAACAATGGTTCTGTCCGCTACAAAATCATGGTCCCTATCCTGAATGGCATAAACCGTATTTTCGTTTCTAGTGCCTACGAAAAGGGTGCCGTTATCGCCCATGGCCATGGAGCGCGCACCATCAATACTGTCGGCATACACCTCTATTTTAAAACCATCAGGCAGTTTTAATTTATCAATTGGAAGCACCGAGGCAGGCTCATTATATTGCACAATAGGTTCGCCTTTGGCTTCTTCTGTAGGCTTCTCTTTACAGGATTGTCCTAAAACTAATGCGGATAGTACTACTAATGTTGCTATTCTAGAATTTAAGTTTTTCATAAATATTGTTGTAAATTTTCTTTAAAATGAACTGCGCTATCGGCAATACTCTGCATGGAGTTTGTCGCATAATTACCACCCTGTTCCAGGTAATAATATTTTAACGCACTTGTATCGAGTTGAGGCAGTAGTGCTACATAATCTATAGAACCATTACCCAGTTCACTATAATCTCGGGTAACCTTGTCCATATCTTTAATGTGCCACATGACAAAGCGTTCGGGTGCCATGGCGATTAACTCCTTTGGACTTTTTTGGGAAGAATGTACGGCCCAATACAAATCTAACTGCAGTTTTACCAAAGACGGATCAGTTTCATCAATAATCCGCTCGTAACCTGTTTTGCCGTCGTAGGTTAAAAATTCAAAATCATGGTTATGATAGGCAAAACCTAATCCGGCCTTAGTAATTCGTTCTCCGATATGGTTCAAAAGTTCCGGAAGCTTTTTGAAAGTCGCTTCCGTTCTCTGTTCAGGTGCCATCCATGGCCAGGTGATATAGCTGTTGTCAAGAGTGGTTGCACCGCTTATACAGGCGTCTACATATCGATTTAATTCATCTCTGGATGTTTCCATATAGTCAGAAAATCCATAGTGACAACTGGAAGAACTCAATCCTAAATCGCTCAATATATTGCGAAACTCAGCTGCTTCATGACCGTAATAATTGGTGTTCTCTGGGTTGAACCCATATAGTTCAAGGTCCGCATAACCCAGCGACTTTACAGTTTTAAGACTTCCGATTAGGTCTTTCTTCAGTGCATCCCTGATGGTAAACGCTTGTAATCCTAACTTATAATTTTTCTTCTTATTCATAGAAAAGATAGGTTTAGGAAGTAATGCTAGGGCAAGACCTGCGGCGGTATGTTTTGTGAATATTCTTCTGTTCATCAGGACGAGAAATAGATTAAATGATGCTGCCCACTATCAAATATAAGTTTATTATCATTTCAATTAAAGGCTTTTGCCCTTGGCTACCTCTATTAATCCCAAGGCCGCATTTTCGCCGCTCAGCATGGCCGCATTCAAAGAACCGTTTACCAGATAATCTCCGGCTAGAAAAATAGCATCTGTTAATCTCGTTTCGGTTGGGGATATGCTCGCGGTAATAGCTTTTAAATCAGGTAGTGCCTTCTTTATGTTGTAGGTCTTCAAATAGCTTACGTCACCGATATTACATTCTGCTTGTAGCTCGGTCTTTACCTTGGTGATCAATTCCGATTCCGAAAGTTCATGATTCTTGACCACGGTAACCGACAATAGTTCATCGGACCCAGAGTTCTCCGTGCTTAAAGTGTTATGGAAAAAGATATTGTTGATAAAAGCGTCCGTTTTGGCGACCAATCCTATCAATGGCCTTGTGTCCTTGTTTTTAGGCGTAGTGAAATAAAGGGTTTGGCAAGATTTCCAGTGTACCTTTTGGTTACGCAGGTTTTTCACTAGACCGGAACCTTCGGTGGCGATGATTATAAAGTCCACTCTTTTGGTACTTCCGTCCTTAAAAAACAGTTTGCCATCCTCACAACTAACTAAAGCGGTATTATATACGATCTCAGTGGTTTTTAGGGTACTGTGTAATTGTTCAGGAATAGCACCGATACCTGCTTTTGGTAGCGTTGCATGACCCGTTCCGAACATCTTGTAAACGAACTGAAACATTCTAGACGAGGTGCTTAGTGCTTCCTCTAAAAAAATTCCCGCAAAAAAAGGTTGAAAAAATAAGTCGATGATTTCATCACTGAACCCCCTATTTTTAAGATAGTCCATCGTGGAGGTTTCCTTTTCCTCAAAAATAGTTTCTATGGATTTTTTCTTGAGCTCGGTATTCAACTTTAGAATTTCAATTTTGTCGGACAGTGTTCCTATACCAGCGGTAAGGGTCGGGAAGAGTAAGGATAGGTTTCTTAGAGGGTCACCAATGACTACCTTTTTTCCATTTTTATAGATAAAGGCTCCAGGAAGGAATTTTTGAAGTGCTAATTCTTCATAATTCAAATATTTTTTGGCCATGGGATAAGCATCTAGCAAAACCTGAAAACCATGGTCTAACTGATAGCCATCCATAATATCCGTCTTTACACGACCACCTACCCTATCGGTCTTCTCATAAATAGTTGGTGAAAAGCCATTGGCTTCTAATACTTGCGCAGCGATGAGACCACTTACACCTGCGCCAATAATAGCAATTTTTAAATCCTTTTCCATACCTGTAAAAATAGGAAATGAATGGTATAGGATGCACTAATTCTAATAGATAAAAAGAAGTTTTCTATCCGTAACCAAAACAGCGAGTTAAAAGAATACGGTTTACTAGTCCTCTGGCGGAAACCCATGAATATCCTCAAATACCCTGTCGAAATTCTCACGGAGGTAGGCATTTAGTTTTTTCTGGTAGTCCAGTTTTAACCAACTGATAAAATTATAGGTGCTTTTACTGATGCATTTACCGTAGACCTGTATTCTGTTATCAATATCTTCCTTAAGGAGTTTTGCCAAAGCAATGGCATCGTAGACATCTTCGCTGTTTTCAATACATATATAAGCATGTTGGGCAATGGATTTCTCCAAAACCACTTTTGAACTTTCCCCTGAGAAGGTAGCCTCTTTATAGGTTGCCTTAATATCAAAATAGGTGTTTTCCGATTTGGCGAACTCTTCTTTTATTTCCTCGGAAAGGTCATGCTTAAAAGTACCTTCTATCTCCTCATCGTCCTTAATACGGTCCGTGTAGAAGTTAGGTGACTTGAAAATAGCGTTCCAATCCAAATCTGCACCCCAAGGACCAAAGCGGTACATGTTGTTCCCAAGGTCAATTACGGTAAATTTTGACTTGTTATTAAGCACACGGGAGCCCCTTCCGATCATTTGGTAATACAAGGTCAATGATTTGGTGGCCCTGTTCAAGATAATCGTATCTATGGTGGGTTCATCAAACCCGGTGGTTAGGATACTGACAGAAGTAAGAATGGCATCCGGAGTTTCCTTAAACCATTTCAGTATCTGTTTTCGCTGTTTTTTTGTAGCGGTGTTGTCCAAATGCATAATAGGTAATCCTGCATTCTTAAAGGTGTAATATACCTGCACGGAAGTCTCGATACCATTATTGAATATCAAGGTCTTTTTTCCTTTAGAATGCTTGGTATAGGCTTCCAATAGTTTGTTCAACATAGAAGCACTGGTATATAGGTCCGATGAGGACTTTACCGTGTAGTCACCGTTAGAACCTACTTCTAGCGAGGTCAAGCCCATATCATATTGAAAGGTCTCTGC
This genomic window from Maribacter sp. MJ134 contains:
- a CDS encoding sugar phosphate isomerase/epimerase family protein; this translates as MNRRIFTKHTAAGLALALLPKPIFSMNKKKNYKLGLQAFTIRDALKKDLIGSLKTVKSLGYADLELYGFNPENTNYYGHEAAEFRNILSDLGLSSSSCHYGFSDYMETSRDELNRYVDACISGATTLDNSYITWPWMAPEQRTEATFKKLPELLNHIGERITKAGLGFAYHNHDFEFLTYDGKTGYERIIDETDPSLVKLQLDLYWAVHSSQKSPKELIAMAPERFVMWHIKDMDKVTRDYSELGNGSIDYVALLPQLDTSALKYYYLEQGGNYATNSMQSIADSAVHFKENLQQYL
- a CDS encoding ABC transporter ATP-binding protein; protein product: MELEIQKVSKKYGKDKFGLKDFSLSIDKGILGLLGPNGAGKSTLLRLVATIGKPTSGAIILNKNNIVKDPNYMRKQLGYLPQDFGVYPNLNAIEFLAYIAAMKGIGGHQLKSKINGLLEGLNLAHAAQRPIGTYSGGMKQRVGIAQALLNDPKIVIFDEPTVGLDPEERVRFRNLITDLANDCIVILSSHIVSDIDTIADKVAIMKDGTLRAHGSQEQLISKVKGSVFETTMNKATLRSFRENNLVVSTARQADDLKVRFISKTPVPGAIKKEANLEDAYLYTTKMNSTQFV
- a CDS encoding LytR/AlgR family response regulator transcription factor yields the protein MKKLQCIIADDEPIARQILERYIEEVPHLELIGSCKDAFEVMEMSQKRAVDLLFLDINMPKLSGLSLLKTMRNKPEVIITTAYAAYAVEGFELEVRDYLLKPFSFERFYQAVLKVQKEEQPSNINQVTVKESPDFIFVKSDKKIIKLMLSEISHIEAYGNYVKIYTDTRILSAHTLTDFLKKLSDDFIRIHKSYVINFNHLRLIDGNQIILENELKFPIGKSYRKAILDKI
- a CDS encoding PQQ-dependent sugar dehydrogenase, which encodes MKNLNSRIATLVVLSALVLGQSCKEKPTEEAKGEPIVQYNEPASVLPIDKLKLPDGFKIEVYADSIDGARSMAMGDNGTLFVGTRNENTVYAIQDRDHDFVADRTIVLDTTMEVPNGIAFKNGSLYVAEVNRLLKFSDIESHLDSLPEPEVIYDDYPDEFHHGWKYIAFGPDDKLYIPVGAPCNICDSTVVDERYATITRMNPDGSDREIYARGVRNSVGFTWHPDTKEMWFTDNGRDMLGDDIPPCELNRVTEVGQHFGYPYCHGGVVKDPEFGDQKPCSDFIAPVQALGAHVAPLGVKFNTGKMFPEKYKDYAFIAEHGSWNRSKKVGYRISMVKLEDNKAAGYETFLNGWLDEASQERFGRPVDILFLEDGSMLISDDYGDAIYRVSYEEPLVAQVN
- a CDS encoding DEAD/DEAH box helicase, whose product is MQETLIELQDKKTDKELYSYQQGAIQQIFEKFDNEREDYHLLYQLPTGGGKTVIFSEIVRQYLKNHSKKVLVMTHRVELCNQTSNMLTDFGVMNKVVNSKANLDDQEEYSCFVAMVETLNNRLNDDKLDISDVGLVIIDEAHYNSFTKLFKFFENSFILGVTATPLSSNKDLPMNGNYDELIAGESIENLIENDFLARAETFQYDMGLTSLEVGSNGDYTVKSSSDLYTSASMLNKLLEAYTKHSKGKKTLIFNNGIETSVQVYYTFKNAGLPIMHLDNTATKKQRKQILKWFKETPDAILTSVSILTTGFDEPTIDTIILNRATKSLTLYYQMIGRGSRVLNNKSKFTVIDLGNNMYRFGPWGADLDWNAIFKSPNFYTDRIKDDEEIEGTFKHDLSEEIKEEFAKSENTYFDIKATYKEATFSGESSKVVLEKSIAQHAYICIENSEDVYDAIALAKLLKEDIDNRIQVYGKCISKSTYNFISWLKLDYQKKLNAYLRENFDRVFEDIHGFPPED
- a CDS encoding NAD(P)/FAD-dependent oxidoreductase; amino-acid sequence: MEKDLKIAIIGAGVSGLIAAQVLEANGFSPTIYEKTDRVGGRVKTDIMDGYQLDHGFQVLLDAYPMAKKYLNYEELALQKFLPGAFIYKNGKKVVIGDPLRNLSLLFPTLTAGIGTLSDKIEILKLNTELKKKSIETIFEEKETSTMDYLKNRGFSDEIIDLFFQPFFAGIFLEEALSTSSRMFQFVYKMFGTGHATLPKAGIGAIPEQLHSTLKTTEIVYNTALVSCEDGKLFFKDGSTKRVDFIIIATEGSGLVKNLRNQKVHWKSCQTLYFTTPKNKDTRPLIGLVAKTDAFINNIFFHNTLSTENSGSDELLSVTVVKNHELSESELITKVKTELQAECNIGDVSYLKTYNIKKALPDLKAITASISPTETRLTDAIFLAGDYLVNGSLNAAMLSGENAALGLIEVAKGKSL
- a CDS encoding sensor histidine kinase → MIDLDQWIDNKIVQNVFIWSCLFLILLGTVQAENKVLTVLVIIVMIAPSVYISNLLILPYFRKHIPTFFILSLLNALCFTAVAVVILSYALEQTPQWKMFFNLFGVILLALTFGTALKMARDSFVRRQEEKTAELKLLKAQLNPHFLFNTLNNLYGLSVLKSDKLPELMLKLSDLLRYSLYDTKEQFVSLDKEIQYLENYISLERIRLEDQTEITFKVNGEPGDKVIAPMLLIVFVENAFKHLGSAPGIKSRVEVRLSLRDNMLDFSCINTTDNSRKETSLEKGKSGIGLANAKKRLSFLYPNTHELNVEQDKMMHHIGLKIRF